One region of Saprospiraceae bacterium genomic DNA includes:
- a CDS encoding GNAT family N-acetyltransferase yields the protein MAILLEQATPADIPRIVALAHRIWRVHYPPIIGEQQVEYMLARTYSAEALQRQMEEGQVFYLAMEAGEVLGFLSVSDKGEGRYFLHKFYLDNEKRGRGLGQKVFDQLLAHCPAMRELRLTVNRQNYKSVNFYFKIGFVIEKCLDIPIGEGYEMNDFQMLLKK from the coding sequence ATGGCTATCTTGTTGGAACAAGCCACCCCCGCCGATATACCGCGCATTGTCGCATTGGCGCATCGGATATGGCGAGTGCATTATCCGCCTATCATCGGCGAGCAACAGGTCGAGTATATGCTCGCACGCACATACAGTGCCGAGGCACTGCAACGACAAATGGAAGAAGGGCAAGTGTTTTATCTGGCAATGGAGGCAGGCGAGGTGTTGGGTTTTTTATCGGTCAGCGACAAAGGCGAGGGTCGCTATTTTCTTCACAAATTTTACCTCGACAACGAAAAGCGCGGGCGTGGCCTTGGCCAAAAGGTGTTCGACCAATTGCTCGCTCATTGCCCTGCCATGCGCGAGTTGCGTCTCACCGTCAATCGCCAGAACTACAAGAGCGTCAATTTTTATTTCAAAATAGGCTTTGTCATAGAAAAATGCTTGGACATCCCTATCGGCGAGGGATACGAGATGAACGATTTTCAGATGCTTCTCAAAAAATGA
- a CDS encoding EamA family transporter, with protein sequence MTNDGNMTRAYLALAAICIIWGTTYTAIKYAVRDFPPFLLVGIRQTAAGLLLLGIAWMSGRFVWPNPQYAFRQTVTGLATITGGNGFITWGMQYVSSGLAALIGSLTPVMVVLISLTWQGSERINTRVVLGVLLGFGGLALIFSEGWQDFMKPEYRWGIAGCFASCFTWSLGTVMAKQWNAPQVSPLLNAGLQIFAGGLGGLALSALFDSSHAIHHTVESWASMLYLVVVGSALAFTFYMYALKHLSATVSSLYTYINPVVAILLGWLWLGEALTVEIAVGMVVTIAGVWLVNVGARR encoded by the coding sequence ATGACGAACGATGGAAACATGACCCGCGCCTACCTCGCCCTCGCTGCCATCTGCATCATCTGGGGCACCACATACACTGCCATCAAATATGCCGTCCGCGATTTCCCGCCCTTTTTGCTCGTCGGCATTCGCCAGACGGCTGCTGGCCTGCTGTTGCTCGGAATTGCTTGGATGAGCGGCCGGTTTGTATGGCCCAACCCGCAATATGCCTTTCGACAAACCGTCACCGGCTTGGCCACCATCACGGGCGGCAATGGCTTCATCACATGGGGGATGCAATACGTTTCGTCGGGATTGGCGGCGCTCATAGGCTCGCTCACGCCCGTCATGGTCGTTTTGATTTCGCTGACGTGGCAAGGTTCCGAACGCATCAACACCCGCGTTGTGTTGGGCGTGTTGCTGGGTTTTGGAGGTCTGGCGTTGATTTTTAGCGAAGGGTGGCAGGATTTTATGAAACCGGAGTATCGCTGGGGCATTGCGGGCTGTTTCGCCTCCTGCTTCACTTGGTCGCTCGGCACGGTCATGGCCAAGCAGTGGAATGCTCCCCAAGTGTCGCCTCTCCTGAACGCCGGCCTACAGATTTTCGCCGGGGGGCTGGGTGGTTTGGCGTTGAGTGCCCTGTTCGATTCCAGCCATGCTATTCACCACACCGTCGAGAGTTGGGCGTCCATGTTGTACCTTGTCGTCGTAGGGTCGGCATTGGCTTTCACCTTTTATATGTACGCGCTCAAACACCTAAGCGCCACCGTTTCCTCGCTCTACACCTACATCAATCCTGTGGTGGCGATTTTGCTTGGGTGGTTGTGGCTCGGCGAGGCGCTCACCGTGGAAATAGCCGTCGGGATGGTGGTGACGATTGCGGGCGTTTGGCTCGTGAACGTGGGCGCGAGGCGATAA
- a CDS encoding HlyC/CorC family transporter, giving the protein MLLDVFLTLFLVALNGFFVAAEFAIVKVRYSQIELSAQKGNRLAGLAQNMLNHLDAYLSATQLGITLASLGLGWIGEPVVSKLLLSIFHAVGVELSPDLAHKIALPVAFALITVLHIVFGELAPKSIAIRKPEETTLAVSLPMRMFFFLFRPAIWVLNGFANFVLKGIGIAPVDEHEAHSADELRLLMKQSQKSGAIKEDNFQIIQKAFDFSELTAQQVMVPRKNIFALEVNTPKEKILEKLIESGYSRVPVYENDIDNILGIVFAKDIFRENIQRPDWQIRDLLRPVQYVYNSARLNRILKDFQTKRIHLSVVIDEYGGTEGLIALEDILEELVGEIRDEYDEETDPVVKNEDGSFTVSGIAPLHDLNNYLPYPFLENKQYNTLNGLVLNRFGRIPPNNEVLMIDKYEVVILERKQNILTLMKIRLVDDVPTQPT; this is encoded by the coding sequence ATGCTACTGGACGTTTTTTTGACCCTTTTTCTCGTGGCGCTGAATGGTTTTTTTGTCGCAGCCGAATTTGCCATTGTGAAAGTCCGCTACTCGCAGATTGAGTTGAGCGCGCAAAAGGGCAATAGGCTGGCTGGTTTGGCGCAAAACATGCTGAATCATCTGGATGCTTACCTCTCTGCCACTCAATTGGGCATCACGCTGGCGAGCTTGGGCTTGGGGTGGATAGGCGAGCCTGTTGTATCCAAATTGCTGCTTTCGATTTTTCATGCTGTGGGTGTGGAGTTGTCGCCGGATTTGGCGCACAAAATCGCCCTGCCCGTAGCATTTGCGCTGATTACTGTTTTGCACATCGTGTTTGGCGAGCTGGCGCCCAAATCCATCGCCATACGCAAGCCGGAAGAGACTACTTTGGCAGTATCGCTACCGATGAGGATGTTTTTCTTTCTCTTCCGCCCGGCAATATGGGTGCTCAACGGTTTTGCCAATTTTGTGCTTAAAGGCATCGGCATCGCCCCTGTTGACGAGCATGAAGCGCACAGCGCCGATGAGTTGCGATTGCTTATGAAACAAAGCCAAAAAAGTGGCGCTATCAAGGAGGACAATTTCCAGATTATTCAAAAGGCGTTTGATTTTTCGGAATTGACGGCGCAACAGGTGATGGTGCCGCGCAAAAACATTTTTGCCCTTGAAGTCAATACCCCCAAAGAGAAGATTTTGGAGAAACTGATTGAAAGCGGCTACTCGCGGGTTCCGGTTTATGAAAACGACATAGACAATATCCTCGGCATCGTTTTCGCCAAAGACATTTTTAGGGAAAACATACAACGTCCCGACTGGCAAATTCGAGACCTGCTGCGCCCTGTCCAATATGTGTACAACTCGGCCCGGCTCAATCGCATCCTCAAGGATTTTCAGACAAAACGCATTCACCTGAGCGTCGTGATTGACGAATACGGAGGCACGGAGGGGCTGATTGCGCTGGAAGATATTTTGGAGGAACTGGTAGGCGAAATCAGGGATGAATATGACGAGGAAACAGACCCTGTGGTCAAAAACGAGGATGGTTCCTTCACCGTTTCGGGCATCGCGCCGTTGCATGACCTGAACAACTACCTGCCGTATCCATTTCTCGAAAACAAGCAATACAACACGCTCAACGGCCTTGTTCTCAATCGTTTTGGCCGCATTCCGCCCAACAACGAGGTGCTTATGATTGACAAATATGAAGTCGTTATTCTGGAGCGGAAACAAAACATCCTGACCCTGATGAAAATCCGTCTGGTGGATGACGTGCCGACCCAGCCGACTTGA
- a CDS encoding transmembrane 220 family protein — MRLTYWMLAALFALFALVQYNDPDPIPWILLYGGVTVHFIMAATNKMYRLAVWIWLGGCVAWAAMLLPDFVDWIRMGSPTIVGSMKAEAPWIELTREFLGLVVSALACAFLLWKNRAR, encoded by the coding sequence ATGAGACTCACCTATTGGATGCTCGCCGCCTTATTTGCCTTGTTCGCACTCGTCCAGTACAACGACCCCGACCCCATCCCGTGGATATTGCTCTACGGCGGCGTGACGGTTCATTTCATCATGGCCGCCACGAACAAAATGTATCGCTTGGCCGTCTGGATTTGGTTGGGAGGTTGCGTGGCATGGGCGGCCATGCTGCTGCCGGATTTCGTTGATTGGATACGCATGGGAAGCCCCACCATCGTTGGTAGCATGAAAGCAGAAGCGCCGTGGATAGAGCTCACGCGAGAATTTCTCGGCCTCGTCGTGTCGGCCTTGGCCTGCGCTTTTTTGCTTTGGAAAAATCGCGCTCGGTAG
- the pgeF gene encoding peptidoglycan editing factor PgeF, which translates to MTSTSLLRRPGIFSIFDHVAAAESTRHGGVSPAPFASLNLGKYTDDAPENVAENQRRFCDALGFSVEQLAWSKQVHGDQIRLVTASGGAEGFDALMTNTPKVLLAVSVADCAPILIFDAKNRAVAAIHAGWKGAAAGIVRKTLESMHAKYGTMGADCFAYVGTCIDECSFEVGDEVADMFDADFKRFDTRRGKFLVDLKMANAAQLFQSGVPESQVEISPFSTVLHNEDYFSYRKEKGATGRMLAAIGIC; encoded by the coding sequence ATGACTTCCACATCGCTGCTTCGCCGACCCGGCATTTTCTCCATTTTCGACCATGTCGCCGCTGCCGAGAGCACCCGACATGGCGGTGTCAGCCCCGCGCCTTTTGCCTCCTTGAATTTGGGAAAATATACTGACGACGCGCCCGAAAATGTGGCCGAGAACCAACGCCGTTTTTGCGACGCGCTCGGTTTTTCCGTCGAGCAACTGGCTTGGTCGAAACAAGTGCATGGCGACCAAATTCGCCTTGTGACAGCATCCGGTGGCGCGGAGGGCTTCGATGCGTTGATGACCAACACGCCGAAGGTGCTGTTGGCCGTATCGGTGGCCGACTGTGCGCCCATTTTGATTTTTGATGCAAAAAATCGCGCGGTGGCGGCCATCCACGCCGGCTGGAAGGGTGCGGCGGCAGGCATTGTCCGAAAGACGTTGGAATCTATGCACGCGAAATACGGCACCATGGGCGCGGACTGCTTTGCCTATGTCGGCACTTGCATTGACGAATGTTCGTTCGAGGTGGGCGACGAGGTGGCCGACATGTTCGATGCCGATTTCAAGCGATTCGATACCCGGCGCGGCAAGTTTTTGGTTGATTTGAAAATGGCAAATGCCGCGCAACTTTTTCAGTCGGGCGTGCCAGAAAGCCAAGTGGAAATTTCGCCTTTTTCCACCGTGCTTCACAACGAGGATTATTTTTCCTACAGAAAAGAAAAAGGCGCGACGGGGCGCATGCTGGCCGCAATCGGTATTTGTTGA
- a CDS encoding ABC transporter permease, translating to MPFSEILSMAFQSIRTNMLRAVLTLLIIAFGIMALVGILTAIDAIAYSLNDNFSGLGANSFTIQRKWAEVKSNQGGRRKKVGEAIRYKDAMDFKNRYQFPAKVSVSFWATNLASVKYQDEKTNPNIGFVGVDENYFSVKGLDIEHGRAFSKMEVDDGQARVVIGQEIAKKLFNNKPERALDQVVIVGNNRYRVVGVLKSKGASMGNSQDRAVYAPVANVRSLYGTNETDYELVVAVNNATDMDEAQSEAMGLMRQIRGLRPGEEDDFEIFASDSLVSILKENTATLRLATIAIGLMTLLGAAIGLMNIMLVSVTERTREIGIYKALGATRRSILTQFLTEAVVICQIGGLVGIFLGILVGNIVTPLLGGSFLIPWGWMFLGFTLCMIVGVVSGFYPALKAARLDPIESLRYE from the coding sequence ATGCCTTTTTCAGAAATACTCAGCATGGCCTTTCAGAGCATCCGCACCAATATGCTGCGGGCGGTGCTCACCTTGCTCATCATCGCGTTCGGCATCATGGCGCTGGTGGGCATCCTAACGGCCATTGATGCCATCGCGTATTCGCTCAACGACAACTTTTCGGGTCTGGGCGCCAATTCGTTCACCATTCAGCGCAAATGGGCAGAAGTGAAAAGCAATCAGGGCGGCCGCCGCAAGAAAGTGGGCGAGGCCATCCGATACAAGGACGCGATGGATTTCAAAAACCGCTACCAGTTTCCCGCAAAGGTATCGGTTTCCTTCTGGGCCACGAATTTGGCCTCTGTGAAGTATCAAGACGAGAAAACCAACCCCAACATCGGTTTTGTGGGTGTGGACGAAAACTACTTCTCCGTAAAAGGGCTTGACATCGAGCATGGTCGAGCATTCTCCAAAATGGAAGTGGACGACGGACAGGCAAGAGTGGTCATCGGGCAGGAAATCGCCAAAAAACTATTCAACAACAAACCAGAAAGAGCGCTCGACCAAGTGGTCATCGTCGGCAACAACCGCTATCGCGTGGTCGGCGTTTTGAAATCGAAAGGAGCCTCCATGGGCAACTCGCAAGACCGCGCCGTGTATGCTCCCGTCGCCAATGTGCGCTCGCTTTATGGCACCAATGAAACCGACTACGAGCTCGTCGTGGCCGTGAACAATGCGACCGACATGGACGAGGCGCAATCCGAGGCGATGGGGCTGATGCGCCAAATCAGAGGGCTTAGGCCCGGCGAGGAAGACGATTTTGAAATTTTTGCCAGCGACAGCTTGGTCTCCATTTTGAAAGAAAACACCGCCACGCTGCGCCTCGCCACCATCGCCATTGGCTTGATGACCTTGCTGGGCGCAGCCATTGGCCTCATGAACATCATGCTGGTGAGCGTGACGGAACGCACCCGCGAAATCGGCATCTACAAGGCGCTCGGTGCCACTCGGCGCAGCATCTTGACCCAGTTTCTCACAGAGGCGGTCGTGATTTGCCAAATAGGCGGCCTGGTCGGCATTTTCCTCGGCATCCTTGTCGGCAATATCGTGACCCCGCTGCTCGGCGGCAGCTTCCTGATTCCCTGGGGATGGATGTTCCTCGGGTTCACCCTCTGCATGATTGTGGGCGTGGTGTCAGGCTTCTACCCGGCGCTCAAAGCCGCTCGTCTCGACCCCATCGAGTCGCTGCGCTACGAATAA
- a CDS encoding MGMT family protein, whose product MEKETPTYFDLVYAVVRQVPRGRVTNYGAIADFLALGASRMAGWALNHCKPGDGVPAHRVVNRKGELSGRNHFPTPTMMQELLENEGVKVENNRVVDFEKLFWSPAAELGDQWEAF is encoded by the coding sequence ATGGAAAAAGAAACTCCAACCTATTTTGACCTCGTGTATGCCGTGGTGCGTCAGGTGCCGCGAGGCCGGGTGACGAACTACGGAGCCATTGCCGACTTTTTGGCCTTAGGTGCGTCGCGCATGGCTGGTTGGGCACTCAATCACTGCAAACCGGGCGATGGGGTTCCGGCCCACCGCGTCGTGAATCGCAAGGGCGAACTCAGTGGCCGCAATCATTTTCCAACTCCCACCATGATGCAAGAACTATTGGAAAATGAAGGCGTGAAAGTGGAAAACAACCGTGTGGTTGATTTTGAAAAATTGTTTTGGAGTCCGGCTGCCGAATTGGGCGACCAATGGGAGGCGTTCTAA
- a CDS encoding aspartate aminotransferase family protein, translating to MLSHRQLFLRHVAQTSPTPLALEIARAEGCWLYDLDGKKYLDLIAGIGPSVLGHRHPSVQAAVQQQLDSYWHTLVYGEYVLSPQVKLAQLLAAHLPGLDSVYFVSTGTEACEGAMKLAKRCTGRPNFVACRNAYHGSTQGAASLMSPTDFTLAYHPLLPGMAHIDFNRAEDLEKIDRHTAAAVVETVQGEAGIIPPRPEWLQALRRRCDETGALLILDEIQAGMGRTGSLFAFEKYGIEPDILLLGKGFGGGMPLGAFVARRELMQALTHDPVLGHITTFGGHPVCAAAGLATLEVLLKGDLLAQVPEKEALFMKLLVHPTIKEVRSAGLWLAVDVGDAAKVQAVIRHCIANGVITDWFLFNDRSLRIAPPLTISAAEIRFACEVILSGL from the coding sequence ATGCTATCACATCGCCAGCTCTTCTTGCGCCATGTCGCCCAAACCTCGCCCACGCCGCTTGCGCTCGAAATTGCCCGTGCCGAAGGCTGCTGGCTCTACGACTTGGATGGCAAAAAATACCTCGACCTCATCGCCGGCATCGGGCCAAGTGTGTTGGGGCATCGGCACCCAAGCGTGCAAGCGGCGGTGCAACAACAACTCGATTCTTATTGGCACACCCTCGTCTATGGCGAATATGTGCTCTCCCCTCAGGTCAAGCTCGCGCAATTGCTGGCTGCTCATCTGCCCGGCCTCGATTCCGTCTATTTCGTGAGCACGGGCACCGAGGCCTGCGAAGGAGCGATGAAACTTGCCAAACGCTGCACAGGCCGCCCCAATTTTGTCGCTTGCCGCAACGCTTATCACGGCAGCACACAAGGCGCGGCCAGCCTCATGTCGCCTACCGATTTCACGCTCGCATACCATCCATTGCTGCCCGGCATGGCGCATATTGATTTCAATCGAGCGGAGGATTTGGAAAAAATAGACCGCCACACGGCGGCAGCGGTGGTAGAAACGGTGCAAGGCGAGGCAGGCATCATTCCGCCACGCCCCGAATGGCTTCAGGCATTGCGTCGTCGGTGCGACGAAACGGGGGCGCTGCTGATTTTGGATGAGATTCAGGCGGGAATGGGGCGCACGGGGAGCCTGTTCGCTTTTGAAAAATACGGCATCGAGCCCGACATCCTGCTGCTCGGCAAAGGCTTCGGTGGCGGAATGCCACTCGGCGCGTTCGTTGCCCGACGCGAGCTGATGCAGGCCTTGACCCACGACCCCGTGCTGGGGCACATCACCACGTTCGGGGGCCATCCGGTGTGCGCAGCGGCGGGTTTGGCGACGTTGGAAGTTTTGCTGAAAGGCGATTTGTTGGCACAAGTTCCTGAGAAAGAAGCTCTTTTTATGAAACTCCTCGTTCATCCCACCATCAAAGAAGTGCGCAGCGCAGGGCTTTGGCTGGCAGTGGATGTGGGCGATGCGGCAAAAGTGCAGGCGGTCATTCGGCATTGCATCGCCAATGGGGTCATCACCGATTGGTTTTTGTTCAACGACCGAAGCCTGCGTATTGCGCCGCCATTGACGATTTCAGCGGCGGAAATTCGATTCGCCTGCGAGGTGATTTTGAGCGGTTTGTAA
- a CDS encoding universal stress protein — MKKILVPIDFSPNSKNALWVAAEIAAKSGARLELLHVNVATIYSTPPEYARAVAHVEDPEYDESAIAALEKLSLELSENPVFAKLKIDMRVEDGFLHTSIREVSEVDTVDLVVMGTKGASGLKEFLIGSNTEKVIRTAPCPVLVVPEGVERLDVKTVLLPSTLKDDQQGIFRYLAKWQKIFGFTVKVLYLNNPAGFPTDGSAEAMKNRLAEAAGLEKPDVVMTMSAFFEDSTILSAAEHYDADMIAMATHQRQGLSHVLFGSVTEDTINHSKLPVLAVPVRWTES, encoded by the coding sequence ATGAAGAAAATACTGGTTCCTATTGATTTCTCTCCTAATTCCAAGAATGCGTTGTGGGTGGCTGCCGAAATCGCCGCAAAAAGTGGCGCAAGGCTCGAACTGCTTCATGTGAACGTGGCGACCATTTACTCCACACCACCAGAATACGCTCGGGCCGTTGCCCATGTCGAAGACCCGGAATACGACGAATCGGCCATTGCTGCCTTGGAAAAACTTTCGCTTGAGTTGAGTGAAAATCCAGTGTTTGCAAAATTGAAAATAGATATGCGCGTGGAAGACGGCTTTTTGCACACTTCCATCCGCGAGGTGTCCGAGGTGGACACGGTGGATTTGGTGGTGATGGGCACGAAAGGCGCGTCGGGTCTGAAAGAATTTCTCATCGGCTCCAACACGGAAAAAGTGATTCGCACGGCCCCTTGCCCGGTGTTGGTGGTGCCAGAGGGTGTAGAACGGCTTGATGTCAAGACAGTGCTCTTGCCCTCCACGCTCAAGGACGACCAACAAGGCATATTCCGTTATTTGGCAAAATGGCAAAAGATTTTTGGCTTCACGGTCAAAGTCCTGTATCTCAACAACCCAGCTGGCTTTCCGACGGATGGCTCTGCCGAGGCAATGAAAAATCGGCTGGCCGAAGCAGCAGGTCTGGAAAAACCCGACGTAGTGATGACGATGAGTGCCTTCTTCGAGGATTCCACCATCCTTTCCGCAGCAGAACACTACGACGCTGATATGATAGCCATGGCGACGCACCAGCGACAGGGATTGTCTCATGTTTTGTTTGGAAGCGTCACCGAAGACACTATCAACCACTCAAAACTGCCTGTTTTGGCAGTGCCCGTGAGATGGACGGAAAGTTGA
- a CDS encoding DUF2851 family protein, with product MRESFLHFLWRWRRFDAQQLTTTDGQPLEILHPGEWNDHAGPDFFNARLRIGDTVWAGNVELHLRASEWLAHRHSGDAAYDNVVLHVVLEEDQPVARASGERIPCLELRGRIPAKILENYQRLEHERAWIPCQSFFKNIPDIVRLNWLDRLLVERLEQKTAAVAEMLATTENHWEEAFYRLLARNFGLKVNAEPFEALARSLPLLTLAKHKNDLKQVEALLFGQAGFLEETFEDEWPRALTQEYKFLKHKYNLAPLATSQWKFLRLRPANFPTVRLAQFAALVHQSAHLFSKILEAKHLRELENLFDVQPGDYWLTHFQFDKPSVKRAKHLGRDFVHLLLINTIAPFLFHYGKTHEQEAFQKRALSLLEEMPPEANAIVEGWADLGVSAKNAYQTQALIHLKTRYCDAKRCLECAIGNSILK from the coding sequence ATGCGCGAATCCTTCCTCCACTTCCTCTGGCGCTGGCGACGCTTCGACGCGCAACAACTCACCACCACCGACGGCCAACCGCTCGAAATCCTGCACCCCGGCGAATGGAACGACCACGCCGGGCCAGACTTTTTCAACGCCCGCCTGCGCATCGGCGACACGGTTTGGGCGGGCAACGTGGAACTCCACCTCCGCGCCTCCGAATGGCTCGCCCACCGCCACAGCGGCGACGCGGCCTACGACAACGTGGTGCTGCACGTCGTGCTGGAAGAAGACCAGCCCGTCGCCCGCGCATCGGGCGAGCGGATTCCCTGTCTGGAGTTGCGAGGGCGCATCCCAGCCAAAATTTTGGAAAACTATCAGCGCCTCGAACACGAGCGTGCATGGATTCCCTGCCAAAGTTTTTTCAAAAACATCCCCGACATCGTGCGGCTCAACTGGCTCGACCGGCTGTTGGTGGAGCGGCTGGAACAAAAAACCGCCGCCGTCGCCGAGATGCTCGCCACGACGGAGAACCACTGGGAAGAAGCGTTTTACCGCCTGCTGGCACGCAATTTTGGCCTAAAAGTCAACGCCGAACCTTTCGAGGCGCTGGCGCGCTCGTTGCCTTTGTTGACTTTGGCGAAACACAAAAACGACTTGAAACAGGTGGAGGCGCTTTTGTTCGGGCAGGCCGGTTTTTTGGAAGAAACCTTCGAAGACGAGTGGCCGAGGGCATTGACGCAAGAGTACAAGTTTTTGAAACACAAGTACAACCTCGCGCCGTTGGCGACCTCGCAGTGGAAATTTTTGCGGCTCCGGCCAGCCAATTTTCCCACCGTGCGGCTGGCGCAATTCGCCGCGCTCGTGCATCAGTCGGCGCATTTGTTTTCCAAAATTCTGGAAGCAAAACACCTGCGCGAGCTCGAAAATCTCTTCGATGTGCAGCCGGGCGACTACTGGCTCACCCATTTTCAGTTCGACAAGCCGTCGGTAAAACGCGCGAAACATCTGGGCCGCGACTTCGTGCACCTGCTGCTCATCAACACCATCGCGCCTTTTCTTTTTCATTACGGGAAAACACACGAGCAAGAGGCGTTTCAAAAACGCGCCCTGAGCCTGCTCGAAGAGATGCCGCCCGAAGCCAACGCCATTGTGGAGGGCTGGGCTGATTTGGGCGTTTCGGCCAAAAATGCCTACCAGACGCAGGCGTTGATTCACCTGAAAACGCGCTACTGCGATGCAAAACGGTGTTTGGAATGCGCGATTGGAAATTCGATTTTAAAATAG
- the purD gene encoding phosphoribosylamine--glycine ligase has translation MNNQQRILLLGSGGREHAFAWKLARSPRCSQLFVAPGNAGTSACGQNVALNPLDFEAVGRFCLEHEIDMLVVGPEEPLVRGIWDYFQENEKLRHIPVIGPSKAGAVLEGSKAWSKKFMQRHHIPTAAYREFTGENVEDGLRYLAKHPLPIVLKADGLAAGKGVVICQSHAEAEREFREMLGGKFGTAGHRVVVEEFLSGIEFSVFVLTDGKTYKILPEAKDYKRVGEGDTGPNTGGMGAVSPVPFVDEAMWQKVEERIIRPTVKGLEKEKIPYKGFIFFGLINVNGAPYVIEYNCRMGDPETEVVLPRLKNDLVVLFDNCAKGTLGRVKIRVDKRTAATIFLVSGGYPGDYQKGKAITGLEQVKDSMAFHAGTAATEAGCVTAGGRVVALTSFGKDIAAAIRKSKRSAKVVQFEDKYFRRDIGRDLEG, from the coding sequence ATGAACAACCAACAACGCATCCTCCTGCTCGGCTCAGGTGGCCGCGAACACGCCTTTGCATGGAAACTCGCTCGCAGCCCGCGCTGCTCCCAACTTTTCGTCGCCCCCGGCAATGCCGGCACATCCGCCTGTGGGCAAAATGTCGCATTGAACCCACTTGACTTCGAGGCTGTGGGGCGATTTTGCTTGGAGCATGAGATTGATATGCTCGTCGTCGGCCCGGAAGAACCGCTCGTGCGAGGCATCTGGGATTATTTTCAAGAAAACGAAAAACTGCGCCACATCCCCGTCATCGGCCCCTCCAAGGCAGGCGCCGTGCTGGAAGGCTCAAAGGCTTGGAGCAAAAAATTCATGCAGCGCCACCACATTCCGACCGCTGCTTACCGTGAATTTACAGGGGAAAATGTGGAAGATGGTTTGCGATATTTGGCAAAACACCCGCTCCCCATCGTGCTCAAAGCCGACGGCCTCGCCGCAGGCAAGGGCGTGGTGATATGCCAAAGCCATGCGGAGGCAGAGCGGGAATTTCGGGAAATGTTGGGGGGCAAATTCGGCACCGCTGGCCATCGCGTGGTGGTGGAAGAATTTTTGAGCGGCATCGAGTTTAGCGTCTTCGTTCTGACTGACGGGAAGACCTACAAAATTCTGCCCGAAGCCAAAGACTACAAGCGCGTCGGCGAAGGCGACACAGGGCCAAACACGGGTGGCATGGGTGCCGTCAGCCCCGTGCCGTTTGTGGATGAGGCGATGTGGCAAAAAGTGGAGGAGCGCATCATCCGCCCGACGGTAAAGGGGTTGGAAAAAGAAAAAATCCCCTACAAAGGCTTCATTTTTTTCGGCCTGATAAATGTCAACGGCGCGCCTTACGTCATCGAGTACAACTGCCGCATGGGCGACCCAGAGACCGAAGTAGTGTTGCCTCGCCTGAAAAACGACCTTGTCGTCTTGTTCGACAATTGCGCCAAAGGCACGCTTGGCCGCGTGAAAATCCGCGTCGACAAACGCACGGCTGCCACCATTTTTCTGGTGAGTGGCGGCTACCCGGGCGACTACCAAAAAGGGAAAGCCATCACGGGCTTGGAGCAGGTGAAAGATAGCATGGCGTTTCATGCGGGCACAGCCGCCACGGAAGCAGGGTGCGTCACGGCTGGCGGAAGGGTGGTTGCGCTGACGAGTTTTGGGAAAGATATCGCAGCAGCCATCCGCAAATCGAAGCGAAGCGCCAAAGTGGTACAATTCGAGGACAAGTATTTTCGGCGGGACATTGGGCGGGATTTGGAGGGGTAA